The Misgurnus anguillicaudatus chromosome 21, ASM2758022v2, whole genome shotgun sequence genome includes a window with the following:
- the LOC129429017 gene encoding uncharacterized protein, whose amino-acid sequence MELHPEYDAYGARPKRHIRPPVRYADYEVDYRGYSGERYRHQLESTHQEGNARMTTLTSPYDSPLRPQRRDAILQEMDLSYRAESQQHSQENQLAPQRLPDREFREQPRDYSTPLPSSLHPIHTQEKNRVDLDDIRYERHLLQQTQRHMASDLVELRELRSDMKQLIDAVRNLQSPTSIHTRKPELTVMSPLTHVEKEPKAEEEDDWPAPPPWPDPEMDKLIPRDPPMAHSLISRIDEVPKIKKEALSAPAHDLSVGQPQVNHSGRGALPPARPWEDTACHPPPWFKPVQLPLQSHGLPPAEPKYTTAYGGQRNELGYNLTPQQRPPGMAWTQAPPFSSPQGHNYSVPEPSYRGPRPTIRSFSSRDPSEFARLKISLENLLPHDASELFKYQVLVDHLQLEEARLIADAYLNSPTPFSDTMVALNDKFGKPHQIALRRIAAVMDSPDIRRGDFAAFEKFALQIQSLVGMLKTIGHEGEVELQCGSHVARLLSKLPPEQRAEFRRCMYHQGTQTHTLTNLSDWLKYESWCQDSEGQLAVRGAREKLVFRHEGRKSKQPTTVLHGVKDTAKRSEAPVPSSSFKGNKNKPYCPFCNEEHYLSQCTKVSRLTKDQLTEWIKSNKRCWRCARPHQAAQCNLRKLCSLCQEKHLQVLHEVNKRSPKEAVSTPAAESEGIRGTTEVLYLDRPTQGSRVLLKVVKVRIHHGDKSINTYAILDDGSERTMLLSDAAEKLGVQGTPEDLPLRTIREEVQTLHGASVSFFISSPSKPKTRYKIIGAFTSGRIGLAAHTYPMEQLRNTYKHLTGLPIQTLMNVKPLLLIGSDHPHLVTPIEPVRLGPPGGPAAIRTRLGWTLQGPASVVRHLAQPQQCLFTTVTPQMSELMKHVERLWQVDTVPFRSEKLVTRSRQDQEAISILETKTIRVEVDGILRYATPLLRRKDMPLLQATKEAVMPSLRSVERRLAKDPAKAEAYRVEMQKLINAGFVIKCEPKASDKEGCEEWYIPHHMVNHNGKNRLVFNCSYQCRGQNLNDYLLPGPTLGASLLGVLLRFREHAVAVSGDIRGMFHQIRLLPEDRALLRFLWRDISQEGPPAVYEWQVLPFGTTCSPCCATFALQRHVSDNSQPDEDVRTSVQKCFYVDNCLQSVPTIAEARHLVDKLRALLASAGFDLRQWASNEPGVISHLPKESCSAGVDLWLAQNKTDTPESTLGLSWLFHTDVLGYKHRHVEYGVLTMRNIYKVLASQYDPLGFILPYTTRAKIIVRHLWDKHRGWDDPLLPQELLQQWKDWEEELQVLPQVTLPRPYLSKSVDISGLQREVHVFCDASEEAYGSVAYLRTTDRHGEVYLSFLMARSRVAPKRFHSMPRLELCAALTGAQLSQVLKRELTIHIDRTTLWSDSTTVLTWLKSESCRFKVFVGTRVAEIQELTDGHVWRYVDTARNPADDVTRGKKLQELVQPNRWSLGPAFLLTSPDSWPEDPTVDQTEDTSELRKSIFCGVAAVVSSQLIMDLAQYGSWKELLEGTVQELHGAANSNDKPTAEDYRQAEQLILQRAQRDSFQQEYSLLKAGKPVPSSSRLRTLSPELDEKGELIRVGGRLRRAEGLELTTLHPVILDPGHRVTTLLIQDFDNRLRHPGPERVFAELRRSFWILRGREAIRRYQYNCADCRRWRAKPAVPKMADLPSARLRFFKPAFYSTGMDCFGPFEIKVGRRCEKRWGIIFKCLTTRAVHLDLLTSIDTDAFLMSLRRFIARRGTPAELFSDQGTNFKGGERELRETFLGMSEELQHLLAPQKISFHFNPPAAPHFGGVWEREIRSVKSALYATVGAQPVPEEVLRTVLTEVEGILNSKPLGYVSSDARDPDPVTPSVLLMGRPDGSLPQVVYPESELICRRRWRHSQILADHFWARFIRLYVPSLQARQKWQTTPADIAGDCVVMIADPHLPRALWPIGKVVKTYPSPDGHIRSADVKVKEKIYTRPVARLVVLPALPSGEEDGSTPATTPQS is encoded by the coding sequence GAATTACATCCAGAGTATGATGCTTACGGTGCACGTCCCAAACGGCACATTCGCCCACCTGTGCGCTATGCAGACTATGAGGTCGATTATAGAGGCTACAGCGGTGAGAGGTACAGACACCAATTAGAGAGTACTCACCAGGAGGGAAATGCCAGGATGACAACCCTCACCTCCCCTTATGACTCTCCCCTTCGCCCGCAGAGGCGGGATGCTATTCTTCAGGAGATGGACCTGAGCTATAGGGCAGAGAGCCAACAGCACAGCCAGGAGAATCAGCTAGCCCCCCAGCGGTTGCCAGATAGAGAGTTTAGGGAACAGCCACGAGATTACTCTACTCCTCTACCGTCATCGCTGCACCCCATACATACACAGGAGAAGAACCGAGTAGATTTAGATGACATTCGTTATGAAAGACACCTTCTGCAGCAGACACAGCGGCACATGGCATCAGATTTAGTAGAGCTAAGAGAATTGCGATCAGACATGAAACAGTTAATAGATGCTGTTCGCAACCTGCAGAGTCCAACCTCTATTCATACCAGAAAGCCAGAGTTAACGGTGATGTCGCCACTGACACATGTTGAAAAAGAACCTAAAGCTGAGGAAGAGGATGATTGGCCTGCACCACCACCATGGCCAGACCCAGAAATGGACAAGCTTATCCCTCGTGATCCGCCTATGGCACATTCGCTTATCAGTAGAATAGATGAGGTTCCAAAGATTAAGAAAGAAGCACTGTCAGCCCCAGCTCATGATTTGTCTGTGGGTCAGCCACAAGTTAATCACTCAGGACGTGGGGCCCTTCCTCCTGCCAGGCCATGGGAAGACACTGCATGTCATCCACCGCCCTGGTTCAAGCCCGTTCAGTTGCCGCTGCAGTCACATGGATTACCTCCAGCTGAGCCTAAGTATACTACGGCTTATGGTGGTCAAAGAAATGAGCTTGGCTACAACCTAACGCCCCAACAGCGACCTCCAGGCATGGCATGGACACAGGCCCCGCCCTTTAGCTCACCTCAAGGTCATAACTACAGCGTCCCAGAGCCAAGTTACCGTGGGCCACGCCCAACAATCCGCAGCTTCTCAAGTCGGGACCCAAGTGAGTTCGCGCGGCTCAAGATCTCATTGGAGAACCTCTTACCACATGATGCATCTGAGCTGTTCAAATACCAAGTGTTGGTTGATCACCTGCAACTAGAAGAAGCCAGGTTAATAGCAGATGCTTACCTTAACTCCCCAACACCCTTCTCAGACACAATGGTTGCCCTAAATGACAAGTTCGGCAAGCCACATCAGATAGCGCTGAGGCGTATTGCTGCTGTGATGGACTCACCTGACATAAGGCGGGGAGACTTTGCTGCATTTGAGAAGTTTGCACTCCAGATACAGTCACTGGTTGGGATGCTGAAGACAATAGGCCACGAGGGTGAAGTGGAACTACAGTGTGGCTCACATGTTGCTCGTCTGCTGAGCAAGCTGCCGCCTGAACAGAGAGCAGAGTTTCGCCGCTGCATGTACCATCAGGGCACGCAAACCCACACATTAACTAATCTTTCCGATTGGTTGAAATACGAGTCTTGGTGCCAGGACTCTGAAGGACAGTTAGCTGTGAGAGGAGCTCGAGAGAAGCTGGTGTTCAGGCATGAAGGTAGGAAGAGTAAGCAGCCTACTACTGTCCTCCATGGTGTGAAGGACACTGCAAAGAGATCTGAGGCTCCAGTGCCAAGCAGCTCCTTTAAAGGAAACAAGAACAAGCCATATTGTCCATTCTGCAATGAGGAACACTACCTTAGCCAGTGTACAAAGGTATCCAGGTTAACAAAGGATCAGCTGACCGAATGGATAAAAAGTAACAAGAGGTGTTGGCGATGTGCACGGCCACATCAGGCGGCTCAGTGCAACTTAAGGAAACTATGCAGCCTCTGCCAAGAGAAACACCTCCAGGTTCTGCATGAGGTGAATAAGAGGTCACCCAAGGAGGCAGTGTCAACACCGGCAGCGGAGAGTGAAGGTATAAGGGGCACAACAGAGGTCCTGTATCTAGACAGACCTACTCAAGGCAGTCGGGTACTTCTGAAAGTTGTCAAAGTCCGCATTCACCATGGTGATAAATCAATTAACACCTATGCCATACTTGATGACGGTTCAGAGAGAACTATGCTGTTGTCAGATGCTGCAGAGAAGCTAGGGGTGCAGGGGACTCCAGAGGACCTACCACTACGCACAATTAGAGAGGAAGTGCAAACCCTCCATGGTGCATCAGTGTCGTTCTTTATTTCTTCGCCATCAAAGCCAAAGACCAGGTACAAGATTATAGGTGCATTTACCAGTGGTCGTATTGGACTAGCGGCTCATACTTACCCCATGGAGCAACTCCGAAACACCTATAAGCATCTCACTGGCCTTCCCATACAGACTTTAATGAATGTCAAACCCCTGCTTCTCATTGGAAGTGACCACCCCCATCTTGTCACTCCCATTGAACCTGTCAGATTGGGACCTCCAGGTGGACCTGCTGCCATCCGCACCAGACTAGGCTGGACTCTGCAGGGCCCAGCGAGTGTAGTCCGTCACCTCGCCCAACCACAGCAGTGTCTATTTACAACAGTAACACCCCAGATGAGCGAGCTGATGAAACACGTTGAGAGATTATGGCAGGTCGACACTGTTCCGTTCAGAAGCGAGAAACTAGTTACTCGTTCAAGGCAGGACCAAGAGGCTATCAGTATCCTGGAGACCAAAACCATCAGGGTAGAGGTTGATGGCATTCTCCGTTACGCCACCCCGCTGCTCCGCCGGAAAGACATGCCGCTCTTACAGGCTACCAAAGAAGCCGTCATGCCCAGTTTACGGAGTGTAGAGAGGCGACTTGCCAAAGATCCTGCAAAGGCAGAAGCCTACAGAGTGGAGATGCAGAAGCTTATAAATGCGGGTTTTGTCATCAAGTGTGAACCGAAAGCTTCAGACAAGGAAGGTTGTGAGGAATGGTATATCCCTCACCATATGGTGAATCATAATGGCAAGAATAGGCTGGTGTTTAACTGCTCCTATCAGTGTCGAGGGCAGAACCTCAATGATTATCTACTGCCTGGGCCAACCTTAGGAGCATCACTTCTGGGAGTTCTGCTAAGATTCCGAGAGCATGCAGTTGCGGTTAGTGGAGACATCAGAGGCATGTTCCACCAAATCCGCCTCCTCCCAGAGGATCGTGCTCTGCTCAGATTTCTTTGGCGTGACATCAGTCAAGAAGGACCTCCTGCAGTGTATGAGTGGCAGGTGCTACCATTTGGTACAACATGTAGCCCTTGCTGTGCCACATTCGCCTTACAACGCCATGTCTCTGACAACAGCCAGCCAGATGAAGATGTGAGGACATCAGTTCAGAAATGCTTTTATGTGGATAACTGCCTACAGAGTGTTCCCACAATTGCTGAGGCGAGGCATCTGGTTGACAAACTGCGAGCCCTTCTTGCGTCTGCAGGCTTCGATCTACGTCAGTGGGCAAGCAATGAACCAGGTGTAATAAGTCATCTACCAAAAGAAAGCTGCTCTGCTGGTGTTGATCTATGGCTGGCTCAGAACAAGACAGATACCCCAGAATCTACTCTAGGGCTAAGCTGGCTCTTTCACACTGATGTTCTTGGTTATAAGCATCGTCATGTGGAGTACGGTGTCCTCACGATGCGTAATATCTACAAGGTGCTGGCGAGTCAGTACGACCCCTTGGGCTTCATCCTACCCTACACCACCAGGGCTAAGATAATCGTCCGACACCTTTGGGACAAACACAGGGGATGGGATGATCCACTACTACCGCAGGAGCTTCTGCAACAGTGGAAAGACTGGGAGGAAGAATTACAAGTCTTACCTCAAGTCACCCTGCCCCGACCGTACTTGTCGAAGTCTGTGGACATCTCCGGTCTTCAGAGAGAGGTGCATGTATTTTGCGACGCCTCAGAAGAGGCTTATGGTTCGGTGGCTTATCTGCGAACCACTGACAGACACGGTGAAGTGTATCTGTCATTCCTGATGGCCCGTTCCAGAGTTGCACCTAAGCGGTTTCACTCTATGCCCCGATTGGAACTCTGTGCTGCCCTTACTGGTGCACAGCTCTCACAGGTGCTGAAGAGAGAACTTACCATCCACATTGATCGGACAACCCTTTGGTCAGATTCCACAACGGTGTTGACATGGCTGAAGTCTGAATCCTGCCGGTTCAAGGTCTTTGTTGGCACCCGCGTGGCCGAGATACAGGAGCTGACAGACGGGCATGTCTGGAGATATGTTGATACCGCCAGAAACCCTGCTGATGATGTAACACGGGGAAAGAAGCTGCAAGAGCTTGTTCAGCCAAATAGATGGAGCCTGGGACCTGCCTTCCTCCTGACCAGTCCAGACTCATGGCCAGAGGACCCCACTGTTGACCAAACAGAAGATACCTCAGAGCTGCGTAAGTCTATCTTCTGTGGGGTCGCTGCTGTTGTATCCAGCCAGTTAATTATGGACCTGGCCCAATATGGCTCGTGGAAGGAGCTTTTGGAAGGGACAGTGCAGGAGCTGCATGGGGCGGCCAATTCTAATGATAAGCCTACAGCTGAAGACTACCGACAGGCTGAACAGTTAATACTTCAGAGAGCTCAGAGGGATAGTTTTCAGCAGGAGTACAGCCTCCTGAAAGCTGGTAAACCTGTTCCCAGCAGCAGTCGACTTCGCACGCTGTCTCCTGAGCTGGATGAAAAGGGAGAGCTCATTCGTGTTGGAGGACGACTCCGTCGAGCAGAAGGCCTGGAACTGACCACTCTTCATCCAGTCATCTTAGACCCAGGTCATCGAGTGACAACGCTTTTGATTCAAGACTTTGATAATCGCTTACGTCACCCAGGCCCAGAACGGGTGTTCGCTGAGCTTCGACGCTCCTTTTGGATCCTGCGAGGGCGTGAGGCCATCCGGCGTTACCAGTATAACTGCGCTGACTGTCGGCGATGGAGGGCAAAACCTGCAGTACCGAAGATGGCAGACCTGCCATCAGCCCGTCTGCGTTTTTTCAAGCCTGCCTTCTATTCTACGGGCATGGACTGCTTTGGGCCATTTGAGATTAAAGTGGGCCGGCGCTGTGAGAAGAGATGGGGGATCATTTTCAAGTGCCTCACAACCAGGGCAGTGCACTTGGATCTCCTAACCTCTATCGATACGGATGCTTTTCTGATGTCCCTTCGTCGGTTTATTGCCCGTAGAGGAACGCCCGCAGAACTGTTCTCCGATCAGGGGACGAATTTCAAGGGAGGTGAGCGAGAACTTCGTGAGACCTTCCTTGGAATGTCTGAAGAACTACAACATCTCCTTGCACCACAGAAGATCTCCTTCCACTTTAACCCCCCAGCAGCTCCACACTTCGGAGGGGTGTGGGAGAGGGAGATCCGCTCAGTTAAGAGTGCACTCTATGCCACAGTTGGTGCTCAGCCCGTTCCAGAAGAAGTGCTTCGGACCGTACTTACTGAGGTTGAAGGGATCCTTAATAGTAAGCCCTTGGGTTATGTGTCTTCAGATGCCAGGGACCCAGATCCAGTGACTCCCAGTGTTCTTCTTATGGGGCGGCCTGATGGTTCACTACCTCAGGTAGTCTACCCCGAAAGTGAGCTCATCTGTCGCCGCCGTTGGAGACACTCCCAAATTTTGGCTGATCACTTTTGGGCCCGTTTTATCCGACTCTATGTGCCGAGTTTGCAAGCTCGCCAGAAGTGGCAGACTACACCAGCTGATATTGCAGGGGACTGTGTAGTGATGATTGCTGATCCACATCTTCCGAGGGCCCTCTGGCCCATTGGGAAAGTAGTCAAGACCTATCCCAGCCCTGATGGGCACATCAGGTCCGCTGATGTAAAGGTGAAGGAGAAAATCTACACCCGGCCAGTTGCCAGGCTGGTTGTCCTCCCTGCACTCCCTTCTGGAGAAGAAGACGGTTCCACTCCTGCTACTACGCCCCAGTCATAG